The following proteins are encoded in a genomic region of Dyadobacter sp. UC 10:
- a CDS encoding FecR family protein — protein sequence MSRERFAALIEKYQEGTCTDEEKKLVEYWFALLESEVGEKVSGKQLDDANDRMWSQLQQRAGLEISGDTKVRYPVFKWLSIAASLIFACWFLAGKIYKTEQLPVSGWIERRNDGTMPVLILLEDSSTVELSPGSKLRYPAHFEEQQRVVLLEGKGFFDIHKNPAKPFYVHSGKMVTRVLGTSFYVDNLKTAGKTKVEVVTGLVQVYTQAEPQMEPQAKKAPNQLLRPNHTATFDPESRTFALGLAVEPKLLNAKVSFQFKNARLYEVSQQLTQAWGIRVEGANKQILNCPITANLSGQPLFTQLDIICAALNARYTIRGNTILISGPGCKSSFSKKQLNRPPMQT from the coding sequence ATGAGCAGGGAGCGTTTCGCCGCATTGATTGAAAAATACCAGGAAGGGACTTGTACCGACGAGGAAAAAAAGCTCGTGGAGTATTGGTTTGCTTTACTGGAAAGTGAAGTCGGAGAGAAGGTTTCGGGCAAGCAGCTCGATGATGCGAATGACCGGATGTGGTCGCAGCTGCAGCAGCGGGCCGGACTTGAAATCTCTGGTGATACCAAAGTCCGATACCCTGTTTTTAAATGGTTAAGTATTGCGGCCTCCCTGATTTTTGCCTGTTGGTTTCTCGCCGGCAAAATTTACAAAACCGAACAGCTGCCGGTTTCAGGCTGGATCGAGAGACGAAATGATGGTACCATGCCGGTTTTGATCCTGCTCGAAGACAGCAGTACCGTCGAACTCTCACCCGGAAGTAAGCTTCGGTACCCGGCACATTTTGAAGAACAACAACGCGTTGTCCTGCTTGAAGGAAAAGGCTTTTTCGATATTCATAAAAACCCGGCAAAACCATTCTACGTGCATTCGGGCAAAATGGTTACCCGCGTGCTGGGGACAAGTTTTTATGTAGATAATCTGAAAACTGCGGGCAAAACGAAAGTAGAAGTGGTAACGGGCCTGGTGCAGGTTTACACCCAGGCGGAGCCCCAGATGGAGCCCCAGGCAAAAAAAGCCCCCAATCAACTCCTTCGGCCAAACCATACTGCCACTTTCGATCCTGAATCGCGAACATTTGCATTAGGTCTGGCTGTCGAGCCGAAATTACTGAATGCCAAAGTTTCCTTTCAGTTCAAAAATGCGCGGCTTTACGAGGTATCACAACAATTAACACAGGCCTGGGGCATTCGCGTGGAGGGCGCAAATAAGCAGATCCTCAATTGCCCGATTACCGCCAACCTGAGCGGACAACCGCTTTTTACTCAGCTTGACATCATCTGCGCAGCCCTCAATGCCCGCTATACCATCAGGGGAAACACGATTCTTATCTCCGGCCCCGGCTGCAAATCTTCTTTCAGCAAAAAACAACTAAACAGACCTCCTATGCAGACATAG
- a CDS encoding RNA polymerase sigma-70 factor, translating into MKFQTVPDKMLLHLLYEGDANAFREIYQRFWKKMYLMALSKISDSEIVESIVQDVFLKLWERRATAQVENLEAYLISAVKYACINHIKSGLVHEKYVSYAFAGHSDRFCSTDEQLNAEELMVNIEERLRRFPEKAQRVFRLNKLENKSTKEISSQMNIPQRTVEHHIQLVVKALRFYLKDYF; encoded by the coding sequence ACAAAATGCTTTTGCACCTGCTGTATGAAGGTGATGCAAATGCTTTTCGGGAGATTTATCAGCGGTTCTGGAAAAAGATGTATCTGATGGCGCTCAGTAAGATCAGCGACAGCGAGATCGTGGAGAGTATTGTGCAGGACGTTTTTCTGAAACTCTGGGAGCGCCGCGCCACCGCCCAGGTCGAAAATCTGGAAGCTTACCTGATCAGCGCGGTTAAATATGCGTGTATCAACCACATCAAGTCGGGCCTGGTGCATGAGAAATATGTAAGCTATGCATTTGCCGGGCATTCGGATCGCTTTTGCAGCACCGACGAACAGTTGAATGCCGAGGAACTGATGGTCAACATTGAAGAGCGGCTGCGCCGGTTTCCGGAAAAGGCTCAACGTGTATTCAGGCTGAACAAACTGGAAAACAAATCGACCAAAGAAATTTCCAGCCAAATGAATATACCGCAGCGGACTGTGGAGCATCATATTCAGCTCGTTGTCAAGGCCTTGCGCTTTTACTTAAAAGATTATTTTTAA